In Akkermansia muciniphila, one DNA window encodes the following:
- a CDS encoding M15 family metallopeptidase produces the protein MKTCVAAACGMFLLLVSCSGSREFKPAFNQPLQPVMQPGFVYVDQVAPLVKTDLKYAGYDNFVGRPLDGYHGRRAILRIQAAQALKKVSEDLYRQGYLLEIDDAYRPHTAVLDICKWGADDGDQKMKSRYYPHIDKAKVFGDHYVRDFSEHSRGVAVDVSLLYARTGKPVDMGGHHDLLDPSSATDSTLVTPSQRRNRMILKKAFEKQGFANYAPEWWHYRLLNEPEPALHYYFPVWDGMASAGQP, from the coding sequence ATGAAGACTTGCGTAGCTGCGGCATGCGGCATGTTTTTGTTACTGGTTTCCTGTTCCGGCAGCAGGGAATTCAAACCGGCGTTCAATCAGCCCCTTCAGCCCGTGATGCAGCCGGGCTTTGTGTATGTGGACCAGGTGGCTCCCCTGGTGAAGACTGATTTGAAATATGCAGGATATGACAATTTTGTAGGGCGTCCGCTGGACGGCTACCACGGCCGGCGCGCCATCCTGCGCATCCAGGCGGCGCAGGCGTTGAAAAAAGTCTCGGAAGATTTGTACAGGCAGGGTTACCTGCTGGAAATTGATGACGCCTACCGTCCCCATACCGCCGTGCTGGACATTTGCAAATGGGGAGCTGACGACGGGGATCAAAAGATGAAGTCCCGGTATTATCCCCATATTGACAAGGCCAAGGTGTTCGGAGACCACTATGTGCGCGATTTCTCGGAACATTCCCGGGGCGTGGCTGTGGATGTCTCCCTACTGTACGCCAGGACTGGCAAACCGGTGGACATGGGCGGCCATCATGACCTGCTGGATCCCAGTTCCGCCACGGACTCCACATTAGTGACTCCGTCCCAGCGCCGGAACAGGATGATTCTGAAAAAAGCTTTTGAAAAACAGGGGTTTGCCAATTATGCCCCGGAATGGTGGCATTACCGCCTGTTGAATGAGCCTGAACCTGCCCTGCATTATTACTTTCCCGTGTGGGACGGCATGGCTTCCGCAGGCCAACCGTAA
- a CDS encoding SGNH/GDSL hydrolase family protein, whose translation MKRSLFLLSCIASGIFSTAAAADPGGVIFIGDSITQGGSFLAGKVASYRYSLFKNFVDNGIRYNPMGTTQGAAMGTDVSSQTPDYMGVQFSNVSESAASGRSYQYAGHEANAMYRQDPGTVMPEKNRGPLSVKLGLENPFTQSSEQFYDGTSLVTYTGDTYQSLYGDVKASTACIMIGINDLYDMSQKGYAQTHEQIVENIQRIVTTLQEYNPDMNVVVMGCLPVGSNNGALGAGVNNVSNYNNLLQQAVSGWSTATSSVQYADVSQGFYASNGAMIDTIRGAHPNAQGELIVAGNIARVLGVGQRTMGLERRSGANLTFHADLSTTSPVVKNASGAVLGTFTHASSGADNLWSSNGSTLSFSSPQNTSDWLRLALPANTAGEARTITLSIQLSMVHDEVTPGSNFLTVFLGDGLYGAGLLAIGEDGIYWGNGSSGTLLYGAAYDDANSHFMTQGIHDLRIVISGATEDGSKGLFQIWLDGQLIGENRTPTLGNYYQNDILLAKRTSSESTHANIYGVSLEMGTAFAPIPEPASASLGIVGMAFLIWKRRRAVCH comes from the coding sequence ATGAAACGTTCTCTCTTCCTCCTTTCCTGCATTGCTTCCGGAATATTTTCAACAGCCGCGGCCGCAGATCCGGGCGGCGTCATTTTTATTGGCGATTCCATTACCCAAGGAGGAAGTTTTCTTGCCGGGAAAGTCGCCAGTTACCGTTATTCCCTGTTTAAAAACTTCGTAGACAACGGAATCCGTTACAACCCCATGGGGACGACGCAAGGAGCAGCCATGGGAACGGACGTCTCATCCCAAACGCCGGACTACATGGGCGTACAATTCTCCAATGTCTCGGAATCCGCCGCCAGCGGGCGCTCCTACCAATACGCGGGCCATGAAGCTAACGCCATGTACCGGCAGGATCCCGGAACAGTAATGCCTGAAAAAAACAGGGGGCCGCTCTCTGTTAAACTGGGGCTTGAAAATCCCTTTACCCAGTCCTCCGAACAGTTTTATGACGGCACTTCGCTGGTTACCTACACGGGAGACACTTACCAGTCCCTGTACGGAGACGTCAAAGCTTCCACCGCCTGCATCATGATAGGCATTAACGATCTCTATGACATGAGCCAGAAAGGATATGCCCAGACTCATGAACAAATCGTGGAAAATATCCAACGAATCGTCACCACTCTCCAGGAATACAACCCGGATATGAACGTGGTGGTGATGGGTTGTCTGCCAGTTGGCAGCAACAACGGAGCCCTTGGCGCGGGAGTAAATAACGTTTCAAACTATAACAACCTTCTTCAACAAGCCGTTTCCGGATGGTCCACCGCAACATCCAGCGTTCAGTACGCGGACGTTTCCCAGGGGTTTTACGCCAGCAACGGAGCGATGATTGATACCATCCGGGGTGCGCATCCCAATGCGCAGGGGGAATTGATCGTAGCCGGCAACATCGCCCGCGTTCTGGGCGTGGGGCAACGCACCATGGGGCTTGAAAGACGCTCCGGGGCAAATCTGACCTTTCACGCGGATCTCTCCACAACGTCTCCCGTAGTCAAGAACGCCTCTGGCGCCGTTCTCGGCACGTTTACACACGCATCCTCCGGAGCAGACAACCTGTGGAGCAGCAACGGCTCCACCCTCTCCTTCTCCTCCCCTCAGAACACCTCTGACTGGCTCCGGTTGGCCCTGCCGGCAAATACGGCCGGAGAAGCGCGAACCATCACCCTTTCCATTCAGCTGAGCATGGTTCATGATGAAGTGACGCCCGGCAGCAACTTCCTGACAGTATTCCTAGGAGACGGACTGTACGGGGCCGGACTTCTGGCCATTGGGGAAGACGGCATCTACTGGGGCAACGGCTCCAGCGGCACTCTGCTTTATGGCGCCGCATACGATGACGCTAACAGCCACTTCATGACCCAGGGAATTCATGATCTCAGGATTGTCATCAGCGGCGCTACGGAAGACGGCTCCAAAGGCCTGTTCCAGATATGGCTGGACGGCCAGCTGATCGGGGAAAACAGAACCCCCACCCTGGGCAATTACTACCAGAATGATATCCTGTTGGCCAAAAGAACTTCTTCCGAATCCACCCATGCCAACATCTACGGCGTTTCACTGGAAATGGGAACAGCCTTTGCCCCCATTCCGGAACCGGCCTCTGCCTCTTTGGGAATAGTCGGCATGGCATTCCTGATCTGGAAACGCCGCAGGGCGGTTTGTCATTAA
- a CDS encoding LamG-like jellyroll fold domain-containing protein, translated as MVTVANAELVASFDSLTGISQTSGDWAFLNNSAVNPLFENGTAIFQNGADVLYLKKSDGSSFAANNQTLTMTISGLQPGGNSGNTLNALFTSSNTWGLCLSSSDQSKMTGMWNNVQWSNANNRAISIPEGTFTLTVTMGTKNGQNGTLLYINGQEEAFISGLYGSSLNTNQYCIGNNSSGNQGTSFTLHNLYLHDTRLTAEEVADFYAEIVPEPATATLGLLGLGILCFNRRRRA; from the coding sequence ATGGTTACTGTTGCAAATGCGGAGCTCGTCGCCTCCTTTGATTCCCTGACTGGAATCTCTCAGACATCCGGGGATTGGGCGTTCTTGAACAACAGTGCTGTTAACCCTTTGTTTGAAAACGGCACTGCCATTTTTCAAAACGGAGCCGATGTTCTTTATCTGAAGAAAAGCGACGGTTCTTCATTCGCTGCCAATAATCAAACCCTGACCATGACCATCTCCGGCCTTCAGCCCGGAGGAAACTCCGGCAATACGCTGAACGCCTTGTTTACTTCGTCAAATACATGGGGATTATGCCTCAGCTCCAGCGACCAGTCAAAAATGACGGGCATGTGGAACAATGTCCAGTGGAGCAACGCGAATAACCGGGCCATCAGCATTCCGGAAGGGACCTTCACCCTGACGGTGACCATGGGAACAAAAAACGGGCAGAATGGAACATTGCTCTACATTAACGGCCAAGAGGAGGCGTTTATTTCGGGCCTTTATGGGTCGAGCCTGAATACCAATCAGTACTGCATCGGCAACAACAGCTCCGGGAACCAGGGAACCTCCTTCACGCTGCATAATCTGTATCTTCATGATACCAGGCTGACAGCGGAGGAAGTAGCCGACTTCTACGCTGAAATTGTTCCGGAACCGGCAACGGCCACCCTTGGTCTGCTAGGACTGGGTATCCTGTGCTTCAACAGACGCCGCCGGGCCTAA
- the rpiB gene encoding ribose 5-phosphate isomerase B, giving the protein MNTTYKIAIGADHAGVDLKETVAELLKAWGHEVTDMGTMTKNSCDYSDYANAVASSIADGTNDRGILICRSGIGMSIAANRWVGVRAALCRTAPAAALSRQHNDSNLLCLASAYVDNESVEDVLDAWLHADFEGGRHERRVVKSSGSPLQWTDPELAALIQEEGRRESNNIELIASENFTSPSVREAQGSLLTNKYAEGYPGKRWYGGCEVVDKVEQLAIDRVLKIFGGDHANVQPHSGSQANMAVYFSVLKPGDTILTMDLSHGGHLTHGHRANFSGKLYNVVHYGVSQETEAIDYDALEKLALEVKPQMITAGASAYSRTIDFERMGQIARACGAYLFVDMAHIAGLVAGGQHPNPVPHADFVSSTTHKSLRGPRGGFVICKEEYAKKLDAAVFPGMQGGPLMHIIAAKAACFGEALKPEFKDYAAQVVKNAKAMAAKMAELGFRVVSNGTDNHVFMVDLRNKGINGADAQEALDRVGITVNKNAIPFDTGSPMKPSGIRIGTPAVTTRGMKEKDVEQVAEFIARALALYVGDQVCPNPDGFSRLKEEVSAFNRNFRLPH; this is encoded by the coding sequence ATGAATACGACATACAAAATTGCCATCGGCGCGGATCACGCCGGAGTCGATCTCAAGGAAACCGTAGCAGAACTCCTCAAGGCATGGGGTCATGAAGTGACCGACATGGGAACCATGACCAAAAATTCCTGTGATTATTCCGACTACGCCAATGCAGTCGCAAGCAGCATTGCTGACGGCACCAATGACCGCGGCATCCTTATCTGCCGGTCCGGCATCGGCATGAGCATTGCCGCCAACCGCTGGGTGGGCGTCCGCGCCGCCCTCTGCCGCACGGCCCCTGCTGCGGCCCTCTCCCGCCAGCACAATGATTCCAACCTGCTCTGCCTGGCTTCCGCCTATGTGGACAATGAAAGTGTGGAAGACGTCCTGGACGCCTGGCTGCATGCTGACTTTGAAGGCGGACGCCATGAACGCCGCGTCGTTAAATCCTCCGGCAGCCCCCTGCAATGGACGGATCCGGAACTGGCGGCCCTCATCCAGGAGGAAGGGCGCCGGGAAAGCAACAACATTGAGCTGATTGCCTCCGAAAACTTCACTTCCCCCTCCGTCCGGGAAGCCCAGGGTTCCCTGCTGACCAACAAATACGCGGAAGGCTATCCCGGCAAGCGCTGGTATGGCGGCTGCGAGGTGGTGGACAAAGTGGAACAGCTCGCCATTGACCGCGTGCTGAAAATTTTCGGCGGGGATCATGCCAACGTGCAGCCCCACTCCGGTTCCCAGGCCAACATGGCCGTTTACTTCTCTGTCCTGAAACCGGGCGACACCATTCTCACGATGGATCTCTCCCACGGCGGCCACCTCACCCACGGGCACAGGGCCAACTTCTCCGGCAAACTGTACAATGTGGTTCACTACGGCGTATCCCAGGAAACAGAAGCTATTGACTATGACGCTTTGGAAAAACTGGCTCTGGAGGTGAAGCCGCAAATGATCACGGCGGGAGCAAGCGCCTACTCACGCACAATAGACTTTGAACGCATGGGCCAGATTGCCAGGGCCTGCGGTGCCTACCTGTTCGTGGACATGGCCCACATCGCGGGCCTGGTGGCCGGGGGGCAGCACCCGAATCCGGTTCCCCATGCGGACTTCGTCTCCTCCACCACGCATAAATCCCTGCGCGGCCCCCGCGGCGGCTTCGTCATCTGCAAGGAGGAATACGCCAAAAAACTGGATGCGGCCGTCTTCCCCGGAATGCAGGGCGGTCCCCTCATGCACATCATTGCCGCCAAGGCGGCCTGTTTCGGGGAAGCTCTGAAGCCCGAATTCAAGGACTATGCGGCCCAGGTTGTCAAAAACGCCAAGGCCATGGCGGCCAAAATGGCGGAACTCGGCTTCCGCGTCGTCTCCAACGGCACGGACAACCACGTATTCATGGTAGATCTCCGCAACAAGGGCATTAACGGCGCAGACGCGCAGGAAGCCCTGGACCGCGTAGGCATCACCGTAAACAAGAACGCCATCCCGTTTGACACGGGTTCTCCCATGAAACCCTCCGGCATCCGCATCGGCACGCCTGCCGTAACCACCCGCGGCATGAAGGAAAAAGACGTGGAACAGGTGGCCGAATTCATTGCCCGTGCGCTGGCCCTGTACGTAGGCGACCAGGTATGCCCGAATCCGGACGGCTTCTCCCGGCTTAAGGAAGAAGTTTCCGCGTTCAACCGCAACTTCCGCCTGCCTCATTAA
- a CDS encoding carboxy terminal-processing peptidase, translating into MNMHSFRWIRLTAFSALAAAAITSCASAATDFNQVGKQMSLLLQNFHFSRKEFSDELSAKFLETYLRKVDPNKIFFTQQDVDALKRKYGKELDDYLMSGQMMDAAQAMHALYRQRAMQRISYARDLLKKGGFTFDKDKSIERSRRKTASWPRNEAEMQQVWKDMVEEQLLSEILRRETVARLAKEQNKPDPLANEKPAEEKLLMRYERIQRNIQETDLEDVAETLLSAVALTYDPHTDYMGARQVDRFKISMGTELTGIGALLGSEDDGSTKITGIVVGGPADKSGELKLNDRIVAIDSDNSGEMVDILFMKLDKVVDMIRGAENTRMRLKVEPADAPGQAKIITLTRSKVPLKDELAKGEIIELTGAPEGRNRIGVLSLPSFYADMEGGDRRCAKDVKKILERMNKENVDGLVIDLRSNGGGSLEEVRLMTGFFTGNGPVVQIKDTRGNVDIKSAHNRQKLFNGPIVVLINKLSASASEILAAALQDYGRAVIVGDDSTFGKGSVQQPVDIGQYLPFFAARDRAGLLKVTTQKFYRVAGGSTQLKGVESDIQLPTATTAFELGEDILDYAMPYDQITPCTNYKKDSSIAAMLPTLKDASAKRVEKDRDLQIAREDIAMMKQRIKDNKLSLNKKTREQENSALEERRKSINKERKIRFAEMAKEDATKYKIYRLTLDDVNARELPLADPDKDNEQFMHLAEDPTAELDDSPEYPSGLDPELREGINIVQDMLKLESSGK; encoded by the coding sequence ATGAACATGCACTCATTCCGTTGGATCAGACTCACCGCGTTCTCGGCCCTGGCCGCAGCAGCCATCACTTCCTGCGCCTCTGCGGCTACGGACTTCAACCAGGTGGGCAAGCAAATGTCCCTTCTGCTCCAGAACTTCCACTTCTCCCGCAAGGAATTCAGCGATGAACTATCCGCCAAATTCCTGGAAACCTACCTGCGCAAGGTAGACCCCAACAAAATATTCTTCACCCAGCAGGACGTAGACGCCCTCAAAAGAAAATACGGCAAGGAGCTGGACGACTACCTGATGTCCGGCCAGATGATGGATGCGGCCCAGGCCATGCACGCCCTGTACCGCCAGCGCGCCATGCAGCGCATCTCCTATGCGCGGGATTTGCTGAAAAAGGGAGGCTTCACCTTTGATAAAGACAAGTCTATCGAACGTTCCCGCCGCAAAACAGCCTCCTGGCCCAGGAATGAGGCGGAAATGCAGCAGGTCTGGAAAGACATGGTGGAAGAACAGCTCCTGTCTGAAATCCTGCGCCGTGAAACCGTAGCGCGCCTGGCCAAGGAACAGAACAAGCCCGATCCCCTGGCCAATGAAAAGCCCGCGGAGGAAAAACTGCTTATGCGTTATGAACGCATCCAGCGCAATATTCAGGAAACGGATCTGGAAGACGTGGCGGAAACACTGCTCAGCGCCGTAGCCCTGACGTATGACCCGCATACGGATTACATGGGCGCGCGCCAGGTGGACCGCTTCAAGATTTCCATGGGAACGGAACTCACCGGCATCGGCGCCCTGCTGGGAAGTGAAGACGACGGTTCCACCAAAATTACCGGTATCGTCGTGGGCGGACCGGCTGACAAATCCGGAGAACTGAAGCTGAACGACCGTATCGTTGCCATTGACTCCGACAACTCCGGAGAAATGGTGGATATCCTGTTCATGAAGCTGGACAAGGTGGTGGATATGATCCGCGGAGCCGAAAATACCCGGATGCGCCTGAAGGTAGAACCTGCGGACGCCCCCGGACAGGCCAAAATCATTACTTTGACCCGCTCCAAGGTTCCTCTGAAGGATGAACTTGCCAAAGGTGAAATCATTGAACTTACCGGAGCTCCGGAAGGCAGGAACCGCATTGGCGTGCTGAGCCTTCCCTCCTTCTATGCAGACATGGAAGGCGGAGACCGCCGCTGCGCCAAGGACGTCAAAAAAATCCTGGAACGGATGAACAAGGAAAATGTGGACGGCCTGGTAATCGACCTGCGCAGCAACGGAGGCGGCTCCCTGGAAGAAGTGCGCCTGATGACGGGTTTCTTTACCGGAAACGGCCCCGTGGTGCAAATCAAGGACACCCGCGGCAACGTGGATATTAAATCCGCCCACAATCGCCAGAAACTCTTCAACGGCCCCATTGTGGTGCTCATCAACAAACTCAGCGCGTCCGCCTCTGAAATTCTGGCTGCGGCCCTTCAGGATTACGGCCGCGCCGTAATCGTGGGGGATGACTCCACCTTCGGGAAGGGGTCCGTGCAGCAGCCTGTGGACATCGGCCAGTACCTGCCTTTCTTCGCGGCCAGGGACCGCGCGGGCCTGCTGAAAGTCACCACCCAGAAATTCTACCGGGTGGCGGGCGGCTCCACCCAGCTCAAAGGCGTGGAAAGCGACATCCAGCTTCCCACCGCTACGACGGCATTTGAACTGGGAGAAGACATTCTGGACTACGCGATGCCCTATGACCAGATCACGCCCTGCACCAACTACAAAAAGGACTCCTCCATCGCGGCCATGCTGCCCACGCTGAAAGACGCCAGCGCGAAGCGCGTGGAAAAAGACCGCGACCTCCAGATCGCCAGGGAAGACATCGCCATGATGAAACAGCGCATCAAGGACAACAAGCTTTCTCTGAACAAAAAAACCCGGGAACAGGAAAACTCCGCCCTGGAAGAACGCCGCAAATCCATCAACAAGGAACGCAAAATCCGCTTCGCGGAAATGGCCAAGGAAGACGCTACCAAATACAAAATTTACCGCCTGACGCTGGACGACGTCAACGCCAGGGAGCTGCCTCTGGCAGATCCGGACAAGGACAATGAACAATTCATGCACCTGGCGGAAGACCCCACGGCAGAACTGGACGACTCCCCGGAATACCCCTCCGGCCTTGATCCGGAACTCCGGGAAGGCATCAACATCGTCCAGGATATGCTGAAGCTGGAATCCTCCGGAAAATAA